Proteins encoded within one genomic window of Corallococcus macrosporus:
- a CDS encoding acyl-CoA dehydrogenase family protein, whose translation MDERFTPEHEAFRRTVRQFVEKELAPHALEWDQAGEFPRDVFRRCGELGFFGISHDTAWGGSGLDYWYVAAFAEELARARNGGVAMSLLVQGQMATPVINELGTDEQKREFLAPALTGERIAALAMSEPDAGSDLARLRTTARRDGDDYVIQGAKTWISNGARADFLVLAVRTGGEGAPGISLVTLPTDVKGFAVSKKLQKVGHRSSDMAILYFEDCRIPARYVLGRENDGFFHIMNSFHAERLVTALYTVAVMDDLLREAIRYGRERQAFGKRLLDFQVWRHTFVDHATRVEAARQLTYQAVQLFNRKRKQKPVKEIAMAKLLTTELAQRVAYDCQQFYGGMGYVEESHVARAWRDVRMLTIGGGTSEVMKEIIAGTMAL comes from the coding sequence ATGGATGAGCGCTTCACCCCGGAGCACGAGGCGTTCCGCCGCACCGTGCGTCAGTTCGTCGAGAAGGAGCTGGCCCCGCACGCGCTGGAGTGGGACCAGGCCGGTGAGTTCCCTCGCGACGTCTTCCGCCGCTGCGGCGAGCTGGGCTTCTTCGGCATCAGCCACGACACGGCCTGGGGCGGCAGCGGACTGGACTACTGGTACGTGGCCGCCTTCGCGGAGGAGCTGGCCCGGGCGCGCAACGGCGGCGTGGCGATGTCCCTCCTGGTGCAGGGGCAGATGGCCACGCCGGTCATCAACGAGCTGGGCACCGACGAGCAGAAGCGCGAGTTCCTCGCCCCCGCGCTCACCGGGGAGCGCATCGCGGCGCTGGCGATGAGCGAACCGGACGCGGGCTCGGACCTGGCGCGGCTGCGCACCACCGCGCGCAGGGACGGCGACGACTACGTCATCCAGGGCGCCAAGACGTGGATCTCCAACGGCGCCCGCGCGGACTTCCTGGTGCTGGCGGTGCGCACGGGCGGGGAGGGCGCGCCGGGCATCTCGCTGGTGACGCTGCCCACGGACGTGAAGGGCTTCGCCGTGTCGAAGAAGCTCCAGAAGGTGGGGCACCGCTCGTCGGACATGGCCATCCTCTACTTCGAGGACTGCCGCATCCCCGCCCGCTACGTGCTGGGCCGGGAGAACGACGGCTTCTTCCACATCATGAACAGCTTCCACGCGGAGCGGCTGGTGACGGCGCTCTACACGGTGGCGGTGATGGACGACCTGCTGCGCGAAGCCATCCGCTACGGCCGCGAACGTCAGGCGTTTGGAAAGCGATTGCTGGACTTCCAGGTGTGGCGTCACACCTTCGTGGACCACGCCACCCGCGTGGAGGCGGCGCGGCAGCTCACCTATCAGGCCGTCCAGCTCTTCAATCGCAAACGCAAACAGAAGCCGGTGAAGGAGATTGCGATGGCCAAGCTCCTCACCACGGAGCTGGCCCAGCGCGTGGCCTATGACTGCCAGCAGTTCTACGGCGGCATGGGCTACGTGGAGGAGTCCCACGTCGCGCGGGCGTGGCGCGACGTGCGCATGCTCACCATCGGCGGCGGCACGTCCGAGGTGATGAAGGAGATCATCGCCGGGACGATGGCGCTGTAG
- a CDS encoding carboxypeptidase regulatory-like domain-containing protein has translation MSRKVFVVVAGLALLLAGVLVWLRASSPVASASGVTVTHAVSPTAGMAGAPGQDGGPATAPVEQPMRDADGALRVETVTPAGPLAGAEVTLYLRGPAAPGSRLPSWRVAGQGRTDAAGALVLPARPGPYLVTARAEGLALARAEVTRPRGEAQSTVRLLLEPGVSLTGLTVERAGGAPVPMAELTLTPHTGFEDALPVFLQTGASVPDEARHEALSDARGAFGFHGLARGEYQLEARAAGHAPRRIARVHVPGTDVRVELEGSAFIEGFVTRADGTPAPGARVSAWGEDGAVEVEAGDTGSFSLDVPPGSFQVTARHAQETGAAGGAVVVGPGMTVKDVRIRLGGAASLVGWVRRKDSGEAIAGATVGVRAHGDRADLLQARSAADGRFEVGGLAPGAYDVQVSAQGFQPLTRTGLGVLAGQRFELVLELAAPGRIEGTVVDGADAPLPGVTVVAQLKWRPLPDALPSMTDAQGRFTLEDVPEGTVYVAARRANSEDAVRQPVRVEAGKTATARLKLVGEGVLEGTVRTGDGQRPSGAVTVTAHRVDAPASESVDVPAKPDGTWSMRVGAGRYQLSAWLSALRYQNGDQQQVVELEAGGRRQVDLVVGEPKKPLRVTVLEPNGAPSVRATVMATEAGHSDIQAEEMTDASGQAVLALDGLGSDAWRVWSTNGGRQGEAARVSATQKELTLQLKPAARLKGTVSSAGGREVRGFTLTVTAARGEDDFLSRVERQFSGDSFQVDDVFPTRVTVTATLPDGRAGKVDVTLASGAEAAVEVVVDAGGGVSGRLVDARTNEPLAGAYVDADGIASPTTGADGRFELKDLAPGPHRLTAWSRGRELVDRRVTLAAGKTQALGDWRLGPQRVEPGRLGLSFGMTGRDVIISGIAEGADVAGLQVGDVVRSIDGAVVLDTGEARRRELGAPGSPAVLALHRGGQPLSFTFIRAR, from the coding sequence ATGTCTCGCAAGGTGTTCGTCGTCGTGGCCGGGCTGGCGCTCCTGCTGGCCGGCGTCCTCGTCTGGCTTCGCGCCTCCAGCCCTGTCGCGTCGGCGAGCGGCGTGACCGTGACGCACGCCGTGTCTCCCACGGCGGGAATGGCGGGGGCCCCGGGGCAGGACGGGGGGCCGGCGACCGCGCCCGTGGAACAGCCCATGCGGGACGCGGACGGGGCCCTGCGCGTGGAGACCGTCACGCCAGCGGGGCCGCTCGCGGGCGCGGAGGTGACGCTGTACCTGCGGGGACCGGCGGCGCCGGGCTCGCGGCTGCCTTCATGGCGCGTGGCGGGGCAGGGCCGGACGGATGCGGCGGGAGCGCTCGTGCTGCCCGCGCGTCCCGGGCCCTATCTCGTCACCGCGCGTGCGGAGGGTCTGGCGTTGGCGCGCGCGGAGGTGACGCGGCCGCGTGGAGAAGCCCAATCCACGGTCCGGCTCCTGCTGGAGCCTGGCGTGTCGTTGACGGGCCTGACGGTGGAGCGCGCGGGCGGTGCGCCAGTGCCGATGGCGGAGCTGACGCTGACGCCGCACACGGGCTTCGAGGACGCGCTCCCCGTGTTCCTCCAGACGGGCGCGTCGGTGCCGGACGAGGCGCGGCACGAAGCGCTCAGCGACGCACGGGGCGCGTTCGGGTTCCACGGGCTGGCGCGCGGTGAGTACCAACTGGAGGCGAGGGCTGCCGGCCACGCGCCCCGCCGCATCGCGCGCGTGCACGTCCCGGGGACGGACGTGCGCGTGGAGCTGGAGGGCTCCGCGTTCATCGAGGGCTTCGTCACGCGCGCGGATGGGACGCCCGCGCCGGGCGCACGTGTGAGCGCCTGGGGCGAGGACGGCGCGGTGGAGGTGGAGGCCGGGGACACGGGCAGCTTCTCTCTGGACGTGCCCCCGGGGTCGTTCCAGGTGACGGCCCGTCACGCGCAGGAGACCGGCGCGGCCGGGGGCGCGGTCGTCGTGGGGCCGGGCATGACGGTGAAGGACGTGCGGATCCGCCTCGGCGGCGCGGCGTCACTCGTGGGTTGGGTACGGCGCAAGGACTCGGGTGAGGCCATCGCGGGGGCCACGGTGGGCGTGCGCGCGCATGGCGACCGGGCGGACCTGCTCCAGGCGCGCTCGGCGGCGGACGGGCGCTTCGAGGTGGGCGGGCTCGCGCCGGGCGCCTACGACGTGCAGGTGAGCGCTCAGGGCTTCCAGCCGCTCACGCGCACGGGGCTGGGCGTGCTCGCGGGGCAGCGCTTCGAGCTGGTGCTGGAGCTGGCGGCGCCCGGGCGCATCGAGGGCACGGTGGTGGATGGCGCGGACGCGCCGCTTCCCGGCGTGACGGTGGTGGCGCAGCTCAAGTGGCGGCCCCTGCCGGACGCGTTGCCTTCAATGACAGACGCGCAGGGGCGCTTCACGTTGGAGGACGTGCCGGAGGGCACCGTGTATGTCGCGGCGCGCCGCGCGAACAGCGAGGACGCCGTGCGCCAGCCCGTGCGCGTGGAGGCGGGAAAGACGGCGACGGCGCGGCTGAAGCTCGTGGGCGAGGGCGTGCTGGAGGGCACGGTGCGCACCGGGGACGGACAGCGGCCTTCGGGCGCGGTGACGGTCACCGCGCACCGGGTGGATGCGCCCGCGTCCGAGTCCGTCGACGTGCCCGCGAAGCCGGATGGAACGTGGTCGATGCGCGTGGGCGCGGGGCGCTACCAGTTGAGCGCGTGGCTGTCCGCGCTGCGCTACCAGAACGGCGACCAGCAGCAGGTGGTGGAGCTGGAAGCCGGAGGCCGGCGTCAGGTGGACCTGGTGGTGGGCGAGCCGAAGAAGCCGCTCCGCGTGACGGTGCTGGAGCCCAACGGCGCGCCCTCCGTCCGGGCGACCGTGATGGCCACGGAGGCGGGCCACTCCGACATCCAGGCGGAGGAGATGACGGACGCGTCCGGCCAGGCGGTGCTGGCGCTGGATGGGCTGGGCTCGGACGCATGGCGCGTCTGGTCCACGAACGGCGGACGGCAGGGCGAGGCCGCGCGCGTGTCCGCGACACAGAAGGAACTCACGCTCCAGTTGAAGCCCGCCGCCCGGCTGAAGGGCACCGTGAGCTCCGCCGGAGGCCGCGAGGTGCGGGGCTTCACGTTGACCGTCACCGCGGCGCGCGGCGAGGACGACTTCCTCTCGCGCGTGGAGCGCCAGTTCTCCGGAGACAGCTTCCAGGTGGACGACGTCTTCCCCACGCGCGTCACCGTCACGGCCACGCTGCCGGACGGGCGTGCGGGCAAGGTGGACGTGACGCTCGCGTCGGGCGCGGAGGCCGCCGTGGAGGTGGTGGTGGACGCGGGCGGCGGCGTGTCCGGACGGCTGGTGGACGCGCGCACGAACGAGCCGCTGGCGGGCGCGTACGTGGACGCGGACGGCATCGCGTCCCCCACGACGGGCGCGGACGGCCGCTTCGAGCTGAAGGACCTGGCCCCGGGCCCGCACCGGCTCACCGCGTGGAGCCGGGGGCGGGAGCTGGTGGACCGGCGGGTGACGCTGGCGGCGGGGAAGACGCAGGCCCTGGGGGACTGGCGCCTGGGTCCCCAGCGCGTGGAGCCGGGGCGGCTGGGTCTGAGCTTCGGCATGACGGGACGGGACGTCATCATCAGCGGCATCGCGGAGGGCGCGGACGTCGCGGGCCTCCAGGTGGGGGACGTGGTGCGCTCCATCGACGGGGCGGTGGTGCTGGACACGGGCGAGGCGCGGCGGCGCGAGCTGGGCGCGCCGGGCAGCCCCGCGGTGCTCGCGCTCCACCGGGGCGGCCAGCCGCTGTCCTTCACGTTCATCCGCGCACGCTGA
- a CDS encoding ATP-binding domain-containing protein — MAGQELSPEALALIAEEEALLSRVQQALSEARRQAAERTLDTQGLMAQLQVLRDDATTAHAADLPHVFTQMNEVRSMLERQETVPLPDANAPYFAHLRLSSATGARDYLLGRTSFANLAAGVRVIDWRFAPVARVFYNYEEGDAFEEYFGDRLSEGEVEARRLVIIEKGVLTRISTGPHLLQRDAQGRWHARGRDAASVLAGGSGTAARPGLLGVGRGTTRVEDAFGVTALLDAEQYAAVSTGPEQPLLVLGSAGSGKTTVALHRLAKVVFDDAKAYPQARTKVVVPEAGLARLTRRLLEPLGLGKVSVETLESWSLATARSAFSLPGIKLSPETPALVSRFKRHPALRRALADRVPVFKGKALPPTLDRLRLKLADAYLDRAFLEAVVADAKGELPRTVVAEVMEHTKQQTATPLARQYKGYDADSLITVDGRAIEADTPDALAGTVDPDDLPILMFLKAQRGALGAERLAHVVLDEAEDFSLFELFVVSQLLGDSRSCTLAGDEVQQTTAGFAGWDAALEELGIRDAATCRLQVSYRCPRPVVELAQHVLGTQSPANAARAGREGAPVGFHHFPDEAQAWLFLGDALRDLVLREPHASVGVIASSRESAQSFHRVIREMPWARLVLEGDFSFEPGVDVTDVDNVKGLEFDYVVLPDVTARAYPADDEARRRLHVAVTRSSHQLWVASSAVRSPLIRTFPGVDGGA; from the coding sequence ATGGCCGGCCAGGAGCTGTCGCCCGAGGCGCTCGCGCTCATCGCCGAGGAAGAGGCCCTGCTGTCCCGCGTCCAGCAGGCGCTGTCCGAGGCGCGCCGTCAGGCCGCGGAGCGCACGCTGGACACCCAGGGGCTCATGGCCCAGCTCCAGGTCCTGCGCGACGACGCCACCACCGCGCACGCCGCGGACCTGCCGCATGTCTTCACGCAGATGAACGAGGTGCGCTCCATGCTGGAGCGGCAGGAGACCGTGCCGCTGCCGGACGCGAACGCCCCCTATTTCGCGCACCTGCGCCTGTCCAGCGCCACGGGCGCGCGCGACTACCTGCTCGGCCGCACCAGCTTCGCCAACCTCGCCGCCGGCGTGCGCGTCATCGACTGGCGCTTCGCCCCCGTCGCGCGCGTCTTCTACAACTACGAGGAGGGCGACGCGTTCGAGGAGTACTTCGGCGACCGGCTCTCCGAGGGCGAGGTGGAGGCGCGCCGGCTGGTCATCATCGAGAAGGGCGTCCTCACCCGCATCAGCACCGGCCCGCACCTGCTCCAGCGCGACGCCCAGGGCCGCTGGCACGCGAGAGGACGCGACGCGGCCTCCGTGCTCGCGGGCGGCAGCGGCACCGCCGCGCGTCCGGGCTTGCTGGGCGTGGGCCGCGGCACCACGCGCGTCGAGGATGCCTTTGGCGTCACGGCGCTCCTGGACGCGGAGCAGTACGCCGCCGTCAGCACCGGCCCGGAGCAGCCGCTGCTGGTGCTGGGCAGCGCGGGCAGCGGCAAGACGACGGTGGCGCTGCACCGGCTGGCCAAGGTCGTCTTCGACGACGCGAAGGCGTACCCGCAGGCGCGCACCAAGGTCGTCGTCCCGGAGGCGGGCCTGGCCCGGCTCACGCGCCGGCTCCTGGAGCCGCTGGGCCTGGGCAAGGTGTCCGTGGAGACGCTGGAGTCCTGGTCGCTCGCCACCGCGCGCTCCGCCTTCAGCCTGCCGGGCATCAAGCTCTCCCCGGAGACGCCCGCGCTCGTGTCGCGCTTCAAGCGCCACCCCGCCCTGCGCCGCGCGCTGGCGGACCGGGTGCCCGTGTTCAAGGGCAAGGCCCTGCCGCCCACGCTGGACCGGCTGCGCCTCAAGCTGGCGGACGCGTACCTGGACCGCGCCTTCCTGGAGGCCGTGGTGGCGGACGCGAAGGGCGAGCTGCCGCGCACCGTGGTGGCGGAGGTGATGGAGCACACGAAGCAGCAGACCGCCACGCCGCTGGCGCGCCAGTACAAGGGCTACGACGCGGACAGCCTCATCACCGTGGACGGGCGCGCCATCGAAGCGGACACACCCGACGCGCTCGCGGGCACGGTGGACCCGGACGACCTGCCCATCCTCATGTTCCTCAAGGCGCAGCGGGGCGCGCTGGGCGCGGAGCGGCTGGCCCACGTGGTGCTGGACGAGGCGGAGGACTTCTCCCTCTTCGAGCTCTTCGTCGTCAGCCAGCTGCTCGGCGACAGCCGCAGCTGCACACTGGCGGGGGACGAGGTGCAGCAGACGACGGCGGGCTTCGCCGGCTGGGACGCCGCCCTGGAGGAGCTGGGCATCCGCGACGCCGCCACCTGCCGGCTCCAGGTGTCCTACCGCTGCCCGCGCCCGGTGGTGGAGCTGGCGCAGCACGTGCTGGGCACCCAGTCCCCGGCCAACGCCGCCCGCGCCGGCCGCGAGGGCGCACCGGTGGGCTTCCACCACTTCCCCGACGAGGCCCAGGCGTGGCTGTTCCTGGGGGACGCCCTGCGCGACCTGGTGCTGCGCGAGCCGCACGCGTCGGTGGGCGTCATCGCCAGCAGCCGCGAGTCCGCCCAGTCCTTCCACCGCGTCATCCGGGAGATGCCCTGGGCGCGGCTGGTGCTGGAGGGCGACTTCTCCTTCGAGCCCGGCGTGGACGTGACGGACGTGGACAACGTGAAGGGCCTGGAGTTCGACTACGTCGTCCTGCCGGACGTCACCGCGCGCGCCTACCCCGCGGACGACGAGGCCCGCCGCAGGCTGCACGTCGCCGTCACCCGCTCCTCCCACCAGTTGTGGGTGGCCTCCTCCGCCGTACGCTCACCGCTCATCCGCACCTTCCCCGGCGTGGACGGCGGGGCCTGA
- a CDS encoding pectin acetylesterase-family hydrolase, translated as MRSFLWMSLLALSAPVGTAHAEVLVEGIVDVLVDGGNNYAWQKVALPGLKCGNGSQYKFFVHRTASPNLLFMMEGGGACWDYDSCSGRLGILGAANPNGIADDYMTQFTAKYVSPIVNGADPGLPFRDRKDIVTKDWNIVYMPYCTGDVHIGNNAKTYVDTTGGQAPLTWYHNGYNNTLAAANYAKQNFPGVQKLLVTGYSAGGTSTSAGYYFIRKAINPAKGYMLNDSGPIFMAPNSNSLSRPLHDKIRSSWNLDSVFSQLPASFSINDMGSINKMVATEFPNDQLAYTGYTMDYNYSRYSYERFKTPNDEASIHAYWKQDQDAFVAELNKYNNFSYFIPHQRDINASHCSTIITFVGAHACQRMEKKYWYEYASSPWQSWACHSEMVPMDVFLSRFINGNQRVRIYEPANNYNKEDAGMSILAPLINGALGG; from the coding sequence ATGAGAAGTTTTCTCTGGATGAGCCTTCTGGCCCTCTCCGCCCCCGTGGGCACCGCGCATGCCGAAGTGCTGGTGGAAGGCATCGTTGACGTGCTGGTGGACGGCGGCAACAACTACGCCTGGCAGAAGGTGGCGCTGCCCGGCCTGAAGTGTGGCAACGGCTCGCAGTACAAGTTCTTCGTGCACCGCACGGCGTCCCCCAACCTGCTGTTCATGATGGAAGGTGGCGGCGCGTGCTGGGACTACGATTCCTGTAGCGGCCGCCTGGGCATCCTGGGCGCGGCGAACCCCAACGGCATCGCCGACGACTACATGACGCAGTTCACGGCCAAGTACGTGTCCCCCATCGTCAACGGGGCGGACCCGGGCCTGCCCTTCCGTGACCGCAAGGACATCGTCACGAAGGACTGGAACATCGTCTACATGCCGTACTGCACGGGCGACGTGCACATCGGCAACAACGCCAAGACGTACGTGGACACCACCGGCGGCCAGGCCCCGCTGACCTGGTACCACAATGGCTATAACAACACGCTTGCCGCGGCGAACTACGCCAAGCAGAACTTCCCCGGCGTCCAGAAGCTGCTGGTGACGGGCTACAGCGCGGGTGGCACGTCCACGTCCGCCGGCTACTACTTCATCCGCAAGGCCATCAACCCCGCCAAGGGGTACATGCTGAACGACTCCGGCCCCATCTTCATGGCGCCGAACTCGAACTCCCTGTCGCGCCCGCTGCACGACAAGATCCGCTCGTCGTGGAACCTGGACTCGGTGTTCAGCCAGCTGCCGGCCAGCTTCAGCATCAACGACATGGGCTCCATCAACAAGATGGTGGCCACGGAGTTCCCGAACGACCAGCTCGCGTACACGGGCTACACGATGGACTACAACTACTCGCGCTATTCGTATGAGCGCTTCAAGACGCCCAACGACGAGGCGTCCATCCACGCGTACTGGAAGCAGGACCAGGACGCGTTCGTGGCGGAGCTGAACAAGTACAACAACTTCAGCTACTTCATCCCGCACCAGCGCGACATCAACGCCAGCCACTGCAGCACCATCATCACCTTCGTGGGCGCGCACGCCTGCCAGCGCATGGAGAAGAAGTACTGGTACGAGTACGCCTCCAGCCCCTGGCAGTCCTGGGCCTGCCACAGCGAGATGGTCCCCATGGACGTCTTCCTGTCGCGCTTCATCAACGGCAACCAGCGCGTGCGCATCTACGAGCCGGCCAACAACTACAACAAGGAAGACGCGGGCATGAGCATCCTCGCGCCCCTCATCAACGGCGCGCTCGGCGGGTAG
- a CDS encoding DUF1552 domain-containing protein, producing the protein MSRDFSRRSILKLLSGTAMAAPFAHLLTSSVAEAADAAPLRFIALFTPHGFLPEYWRPRGSDTNFDIDFENSVLQPLQRHRDKLLVLDGLDYRVLYEHGRTGHEGGPVTFLTGSQVEVSSGDELPSGPSLDQVIGNAVGGVTQFRSLQLHAFEQFGAQHVYNSISFTENGSRVPFELNPANVYKRLFGGLGSNPAEAQAILTKRKSLLDYLIKDATRLKSRLAATEGTKLDTHLAALRDIERRLTNTGALNCARPDAPSEALSDLGDINNMPGLTELHMDLIARAFACDLTRVVTMTIPGPSMPWIGIDEDIHNDIAHRTDTQSEPARTEIRLRMVQVQRWYSEQVARLMDSLKAIPEGSGTVLDNTLILWGNELGDAAGHMNVSIPTVLAGGAGGKFRMGRMLSLRPGKDPLGSWPGPGTPLPGAVEHNKLLTSIAQAFGVNVDRFGHPDYTGTLPGLT; encoded by the coding sequence ATGTCCCGCGACTTCTCCCGACGCAGCATCCTGAAGCTCCTGTCCGGCACGGCCATGGCGGCGCCCTTCGCGCACCTGCTCACCAGCTCCGTGGCCGAAGCGGCCGACGCCGCGCCCCTGCGCTTCATCGCGCTGTTCACCCCGCACGGCTTCCTGCCGGAGTACTGGCGGCCCCGGGGCAGCGACACGAACTTCGACATCGACTTCGAGAACTCCGTCCTCCAGCCGCTCCAGCGCCACCGCGACAAGCTGCTGGTGCTGGACGGCCTGGACTACCGCGTCCTCTACGAGCACGGCCGCACCGGCCACGAGGGCGGCCCCGTCACCTTCCTCACCGGCAGCCAGGTGGAGGTGTCCAGCGGTGACGAGCTGCCCTCCGGCCCGTCCCTGGACCAGGTGATTGGCAACGCGGTGGGCGGCGTCACCCAGTTCCGCTCGCTGCAGTTGCACGCCTTCGAGCAGTTCGGCGCCCAGCACGTCTACAACAGCATCTCCTTCACGGAGAACGGCTCGCGCGTCCCGTTCGAGCTCAACCCCGCCAACGTCTACAAGCGCCTCTTCGGCGGCCTGGGCTCCAATCCGGCCGAGGCGCAGGCCATCCTCACCAAGCGCAAGAGCCTGCTGGACTACCTCATCAAGGACGCCACCCGGCTGAAGTCGCGGCTGGCGGCCACGGAGGGCACCAAGCTGGACACGCACCTGGCGGCGCTGCGCGACATCGAGCGGCGGCTCACCAACACCGGGGCGCTCAACTGCGCCCGGCCGGACGCGCCGTCCGAGGCGCTGAGCGACCTGGGCGACATCAACAACATGCCCGGCCTCACCGAGCTGCACATGGACCTCATCGCCCGCGCGTTCGCGTGTGACTTGACGCGCGTGGTGACCATGACCATCCCCGGGCCGTCCATGCCGTGGATTGGCATCGACGAGGACATCCACAACGACATCGCCCACCGCACGGACACCCAGTCCGAACCCGCGCGCACCGAAATCCGCCTGCGCATGGTGCAGGTGCAGCGGTGGTACTCGGAGCAGGTCGCGCGCCTCATGGACAGCCTCAAGGCCATCCCGGAGGGCAGCGGCACGGTGCTCGACAACACCCTCATCCTCTGGGGGAACGAGCTGGGCGACGCCGCCGGCCACATGAACGTGTCCATCCCCACGGTGCTGGCGGGCGGCGCGGGCGGGAAGTTCCGCATGGGCCGCATGCTGTCGCTGCGCCCCGGCAAGGACCCGCTGGGCTCATGGCCGGGCCCGGGCACCCCGCTGCCGGGCGCGGTGGAGCACAACAAGCTGCTCACCTCCATTGCCCAGGCCTTCGGCGTGAACGTGGACCGCTTCGGCCACCCGGACTACACGGGCACGCTGCCCGGCCTCACCTGA